One window from the genome of Natronomonas pharaonis DSM 2160 encodes:
- a CDS encoding DUF5786 family protein: MGFGSYDESEQENQQLDTDDIEDGGQSTLPTHDGEVEFEYDDASSEDLLETYERLQGE; the protein is encoded by the coding sequence ATGGGGTTCGGAAGCTACGACGAATCCGAACAGGAAAACCAGCAACTCGATACTGACGACATCGAGGACGGCGGCCAGTCGACGCTGCCGACCCACGACGGCGAAGTCGAATTCGAGTACGACGACGCCTCGAGCGAAGACCTGTTGGAGACCTACGAGCGGCTGCAGGGCGAGTGA
- a CDS encoding endonuclease dU yields MKPGRRAVGIAESFRGTDDGTTESTLAGAVVRADRTVDDFVFGTCTVGGSDGTGAVADLWERLDRPDVQYVFLAGVALAWYNVVDLQVLADRIDRPVVAVSFEASDGLESAIEDAFDGDARDDRLATYRSLPPRRRLQADPPLFARSVGLGADETDRVVDAYTHERRPDPLRVAKRLAGRADDARRGGRLPAESGGVNTDGDDRRV; encoded by the coding sequence GTGAAGCCCGGCCGTCGGGCCGTCGGCATCGCAGAGTCGTTCCGCGGCACCGACGATGGAACCACAGAGAGTACGCTGGCCGGCGCTGTCGTCCGTGCCGACCGGACTGTAGACGACTTCGTTTTCGGGACCTGTACCGTCGGTGGGTCCGACGGGACCGGTGCCGTCGCTGACCTCTGGGAGCGGCTTGACCGCCCCGATGTCCAGTATGTTTTCCTCGCGGGCGTCGCGCTGGCGTGGTATAACGTCGTCGACCTCCAGGTACTTGCCGACCGTATCGACCGTCCGGTCGTCGCTGTCTCCTTCGAAGCAAGCGACGGGCTCGAATCGGCCATCGAGGACGCGTTCGACGGCGACGCCCGAGACGACCGATTGGCGACGTACCGGTCGCTGCCGCCGCGCCGGCGGCTTCAGGCCGACCCACCGCTTTTCGCCCGGAGTGTCGGCCTCGGTGCCGACGAAACCGACCGCGTGGTCGACGCCTACACACACGAGCGGCGGCCGGACCCGTTGCGGGTCGCAAAGCGACTGGCAGGACGCGCCGACGACGCCCGACGCGGCGGGCGACTGCCGGCCGAATCCGGCGGGGTTAACACCGATGGCGACGACCGTCGGGTATGA